One window of the Hemitrygon akajei unplaced genomic scaffold, sHemAka1.3 Scf000073, whole genome shotgun sequence genome contains the following:
- the LOC140722266 gene encoding uncharacterized protein has protein sequence MAHQRVQTGERPFTCSDCGMRFTRSSTLQRHQKVHTGEKPFTCSVCGKGFSSSFQLKVHQRVHTGERPFTCSDCGKGFSSSSQLKVHQRVHTGERPFTCSVCGKGFTRSSDLLSHQHVHTGEMPFTCSSCGKGFTQSRDLMAHQRVHTGERPFTCSDCGKGFTLASILVRHQRVHTGEKPFTCSVCRKGFTRSSHLQRHQRVHTGEKPFTCSVCGKGFTRSSRLQKHQRVHTGEKPFTCSECGKRFTDSSTLQRHQKVHTGEKPFTCSVCGMGFTQSFHLKSHQRVHTGERPFTCSVCGKGFTRSSTLQSHQRVHTGEKPFTCSDCGKGFTFSSQLKVHQVVHTGEWPFTCSVCGKGFTFSSKLKVHQQVHTGEWPFICSVCGKGFTQSSSLQRHQSVHTF, from the coding sequence atggctcaccagcgagttcagaccggggagcggccgttcacttgctcggactgtgggatgagattcactcggtcatccaccctacagagacaccagaaagttcacactggggagaagccgttcacctgctcagtctgtgggaagggattctcttccTCAttccaactgaaggtacatcagagagttcacactggggagaggccattcacctgctcagactgtgggaagggattctcttcttcatcccaactgaaggtacatcagagagttcacactggggagaggccgttcacctgctcagtctgtgggaagggattcactcggtcatctgacctgctgagtcatcagcatgttcacactggggagatgccattcacctgctcaagctgtgggaagggattcactcagtcacgtgacctaatggctcaccagcgagttcacaccggggagcggccgtttacctgctcagactgtgggaagggattcactttggcaTCGATACTagtgagacaccagcgagttcacactggggagaagccattcacctgctcagtctgcaggaagggatttactcggtcatcccacctacagagacaccagcgagttcacactggggagaagccattcacctgctcagtctgcgggaagggatttactcggtcatcccGCCTccagaaacaccagcgagttcacactggggagaagccattcacctgctcagaatgtgggaagagattcactgattcatccaccctacagagacaccagaaagttcacactggggagaagccgttcacctgctcagtctgtgggatgggattcactcagtcatttcacctgaagagtcatcagcgagttcacactggggagaggccattcacctgctccgtctgtgggaagggattcactcggtcatccaccctacagagtcatcagcgagttcacactggggagaagccgttcacctgctcagactgtgggaagggattcactttctcatctcaactgaaggtacatcaggtggttcacactggggagtggccattcacctgctcagtctgtgggaagggattcactttctcatctaaactgaaggtacatcaacaagttcacactggggagtggccgttcatctgctcagtctgtgggaagggattcactcagtcctccagcctgcagagacaccagtcagttcacacattCTGA